The genomic DNA GGTATTTCCTCATAGCCGCTCATTAATAGAAGAAGCTGAAATGGAAGAAGAGCGTCGGTTAGCATACGGTGCGTGACGTTAGACAGAAATCGAATTTTATTCGAGGGATTGTCTGGACTAACATTGTTTAGTTATAACTGAAACTGTGAGACCACGGTGGGATACCCAAATAAATCCCATGACGAGATGGCTATTAATACTCCCCCATGCGTGTTTGGTAACGAGCGCGTATGAAGCGGGGTGAAGTCGCGTCGAGTAGCCCTAACAGGTCATGCTGAGGAAAGGTTTAATAAAAACTGCGAAAGTGATGCGGATAGGGAGCTATATATGGTTAGGATTTGATATGTCAATGACGAATTGCTGAATGTACGTCCTGGAAATGATCTTAGAAATGAGAGCAGATTATTTTACCTTCAAAATAGATATCGTATGGTCTATGATGAATAAAGCTGATGGGTTGCTTTAACTCTTTTTAGAGTGGTAGTCGGGATAAAGGCAAGACCTAAGTATAGTTATCTACCTAGCAGTTTCGGAACGTCAGAAGTCCCTAACGACAAAGTAATAACTCGGGGAGCGGAAATGAAGTCCGCAAAAGAGTTATGAATAGGGATGGCAGCAGGGGTGTAGTATCAATGAATCTCTGATAATAAGGAAGAGGAGAGAAGGCCCCGAGTCTAATAAATAGGTAATCGCTCTACATATGTAAAAGGGGCGACTTAAAACCGGTTCATTAGATGGAACGCCGTGTGCGGTGAAAGTCGCATGCACGGTGTGGAGTGGGGGAAAAAGCAGAGATGATTTCAAAGCTTTACCTATCACTATTAGGAATTACCCGAGCAGAAGAAGAGCTTTACATGACGAATGCGCAAATGCGGACTTTGTTCGGCCGTACGAATATGAATTCACCATCAAGATTTATGAATGAAATACCAGAGGAATTGGTGGAGAACGTCACTCAAAGCGAACAAAGAACACCTTCTTTTATGAAAAGAAAGCTTGAAGCGACAGAAAGGCGTGCTGTCGTTCGACCGGTGGCAACGGCTACTGGCGGAAATGCAATTCACTGGAAAGTCGGCGATAAAGCAGAACATGGTAAATGGGGGATCGGTACGGTTGTCAGTGTCAAAGGTGAGGGAGAAGGAATGGAACTTGATATTGCTTTTCCAAGTCCGACTGGCGTGAAACGTTTGTTAGCTAAATTTGCCCCGATTAAAAAAGTGTAAAAGTTTATTAGAAAGGATTGAACTTATGGACCTGCAAGCTGCAAAACGTGTAAAGGAATTACACAGCCTTTTAAACCAATACAACTATGAATATCATGTGCTCGATCAGCCTACTGTACCAGATGCAGAATATGATCAACTTTTAGCCGAATTAATCAAACTAGAGGAACAATATCCCCAGCAAAAAACTCCTGACTCCCCAACAGAACGAGTTGGCGGAGCAGTGTTAGAGATGTTTGAAAAAGTCGAACATCGAACGCAAATGTTGAGTTTGACGAATGCTTTTACTGAAAATGATCTGCGTGACTTTGATCGCCGTGTCCACCAAGCAGTAGAAGAGGATTTTTCTTATGTTTGTGAATTAAAAATCGATGGCTTAGCTGTATCCCTTCGTTATGAAAATGGGGTATTTATCCAAGGTTCAACTCGCGGCGATGGGATGGTCGGGGAAAATATTACTGCGAATTTAAAAACGATTGGCTCAATCCCACTTCGATTAAACAAAGCTGTTTCAATTGAAGTGAGAGGCGAGGCGTATATGCCAAAACGGTCATTTGAATTGTTAAATAAAACTCGTGAACAAAAAGGCGAGGAGCCGTTTGCTAACCCAAGAAATGCTGCGGCGGGCTCTCTCCGCCAGCTTGATCCACGTATTGCGGCATCAAGAAACTTAGATATTTTTGTTTATGCAATTGCTGATGATGCAAATATCGGTGTATTAACTCATAGTGAAGGACTTGATTTTCTCGATACACTTGGATTTAAAACGAACAAAGAGCGGAAAAAGTTTAAAGATATCGATGATGTGCTGCAATATATTGAGGAATGGACAGAAAAGCGTGGAAATCTCCCGTATGAGATTGATGGAATCGTAATTATAGTAGATTCTCTTGCTCAACAAGAAGAACTAGGGGCAACGGCAAAAAGTCCACGTTGGGCGATTGCATACAAATTTCCGGCGGAGGAAGTTGTAACAGTACTAGAAGATATTGAATTAAATGTTGGCCGTACAGGAGTGATTACACCAACGGCGACTCTTGCCCCTGTCAGAATTGCTGGAACAACCGTACAGCGTGCATCGTTACATAACGAAGATTTAATTCGTAAAAAAGATATTAAAATTGGTGACTATGTTGTTGTTAAGAAAGCAGGAGACATTATTCCTGAGGTTGTCAACGTCTTAATTGATCGGCGCACAGGTGATGAAAAAGATTTTCATATGCCGAAACAATGTCCAGCATGTGAAAGTGACGTAGTAAGGTTAGACGGGGAAGTCGCTTTACGTTGTATTAATCCAAAATGTCCTGCTCAAATTCAAGAAGGTCTGATTCATTTCGTTTCTCGGAATGCGATGAATATAGAAGGTCTCGGAGAAAAGGTCATTAGTCAGCTTTTTCATGAAAGATTAGTTAAAGATGTCGCAGATCTTTACAAATTAACAGCCGAACAATTGCTTCATCTAGAACGAATGGGAGAAAAATCGGTTCAAAATCTTTTAAATGCAATCGAAGCTTCTAAAGGAAACTCTTTAGAAAGATTACTTTTTGGGTTAGGGATACCCCACGTCGGTGAAAAAGCAGCAAAAACGTTAGCACAGCATTTCTTAACAATTGACTCTTTAATGAAGGCGACAGTTGAAGATTTGCTAGCGATAAATGAAATTGGTGAAAAAATGGCCGACTCGATTGTAACATTTTTTGAAAAAGAAGAAGTAATTGAGCTCATGAAAGAATTAAAAGCCGCAAATGTCAATATGGAGTATAATGGACCGCTGCCTATTTCGGCGGAAGAGTCCGATTCGTTCTTTATAGGAAAAACGATTGTGTTAACTGGTAAGCTTCAGCAGCTAACTCGAAATGAAGCGAAAGAAAGGCTTGAAGCATTAGGCGGAAAAGTATCGGGGAGTGTGAGTAAAAAGACTGATTTAGTCGTTGCTGGTACGGATGCAGGGTCAAAATTAAAGAAAGCACAAAGCTTAGGGATTGAAGTATGGAACGAGGAGAGACTGCTTGAAAAATTAAATAAATAAGAGGTGGGGACGCCATGAAGAAGTTGTTAATGGTCGCCATATCTGTTCTTCTCCTATTTACT from Bacillus aquiflavi includes the following:
- the ligA gene encoding NAD-dependent DNA ligase LigA, with the protein product MDLQAAKRVKELHSLLNQYNYEYHVLDQPTVPDAEYDQLLAELIKLEEQYPQQKTPDSPTERVGGAVLEMFEKVEHRTQMLSLTNAFTENDLRDFDRRVHQAVEEDFSYVCELKIDGLAVSLRYENGVFIQGSTRGDGMVGENITANLKTIGSIPLRLNKAVSIEVRGEAYMPKRSFELLNKTREQKGEEPFANPRNAAAGSLRQLDPRIAASRNLDIFVYAIADDANIGVLTHSEGLDFLDTLGFKTNKERKKFKDIDDVLQYIEEWTEKRGNLPYEIDGIVIIVDSLAQQEELGATAKSPRWAIAYKFPAEEVVTVLEDIELNVGRTGVITPTATLAPVRIAGTTVQRASLHNEDLIRKKDIKIGDYVVVKKAGDIIPEVVNVLIDRRTGDEKDFHMPKQCPACESDVVRLDGEVALRCINPKCPAQIQEGLIHFVSRNAMNIEGLGEKVISQLFHERLVKDVADLYKLTAEQLLHLERMGEKSVQNLLNAIEASKGNSLERLLFGLGIPHVGEKAAKTLAQHFLTIDSLMKATVEDLLAINEIGEKMADSIVTFFEKEEVIELMKELKAANVNMEYNGPLPISAEESDSFFIGKTIVLTGKLQQLTRNEAKERLEALGGKVSGSVSKKTDLVVAGTDAGSKLKKAQSLGIEVWNEERLLEKLNK